One window of the Choristoneura fumiferana chromosome 18, NRCan_CFum_1, whole genome shotgun sequence genome contains the following:
- the LOC141438476 gene encoding mitogen-activated protein kinase p38b-like isoform X1, producing the protein MPKYYKVEINKTEWIVPERYQMLTPVGSGAYGQVCSAIDSLHNMKVAIKKLARPFQSAVHAKRTYRELRMLKHMNHENVIGLLDVFSPEKSLEEFQQVYLVTHLMGADLNNIVRTQKLSDDHVQFLVYQILRGLKYIHSAGIIHRDLKPSNIAVNEDCELKILDFGLARPTETEMTGYVATRWYRAPEIMLNWMHYNQTVDIWSVGCIMAELLTGRTLFPGSDHIHQLNLIMEVLGTPAQEFMQKISSESARNYIQSLPTLKRRDFREVFRGANPLAINLLELMLELDSDKRITAEQALAHEYLAQYADPTDEPVSAPYDQSFEDMDLPVDKWKDLVWKEVVEFKPHPQHMNTVVEVNPS; encoded by the exons ATGCCGAAATATTATAAAGTTGAAATCAACAAGACTGAATGGATTGTTCCGGAGCGATATCAAATGCTTACACCCGTAGGATCCGGCGCTTACGGTCAAGTTTG TTCTGCCATAGATAGTCTACACAACATGAAAGTGGCCATCAAGAAGTTGGCCCGGCCCTTCCAGTCAGCAGTACATGCCAAGAGGACCTACCGTGAACTGCGCATGTTGAAACACATGAACCATGAAAATGTTATTG GTTTGCTGGATGTATTCAGCCCAGAAAAGTCTTTAGAGGAGTTCCAACAAGTTTATTTGGTCACTCATTTGATGGGAGCTGATTTGAACAACATTGTGCGCACGCAGAAGCTTTCTGATGACCATGTTCAGTTTCTGGTCTATCAGATTCTTCGCGGGCTTAAGTACATCCATTCTGCTGGAATTATTCACAGg gaCTTGAAACCATCAAACATTGCTGTGAATGAAGACTGTGAGTTGAAAATCCTAGACTTTGGTCTAGCCAGACCAACAGAAACCGAAATGACTGGCTATGTTGCTACaag GTGGTACAGAGCACCTGAAATCATGCTGAACTGGATGCATTACAATCAAACAGTTGACATCTGGTCTGTGGGTTGTATAATGGCGGAACTGCTAACCGGCAGGACACTATTTCCTGGTTCCGATC ATATTCATCAGTTAAACTTGATCATGGAAGTGCTTGGAACACCCGCTCAGGAATTCATGCAGAAAATATCCTCTGAGTCT GCTCGCAACTACATCCAGTCCCTGCCGACTCTGAAGCGGCGCGACTTCCGCGAGGTGTTCCGTGGCGCCAACCCTCTTGCCATCAACCTCTTGGAGCTCATGCTGGAATTGGACTCTGACAA GCGCATCACAGCGGAGCAAGCGCTTGCCCACGAGTACTTGGCGCAGTACGCGGACCCGACCGACGAGCCGGTGTCGGCGCCCTACGACCAGAGCTTCGAGGATATGGACCTGCCCGTCGACAAATGGAAAG ATCTGGTGTGGAAAGAAGTCGTGGAGTTCAAACCCCATCCACAGCACATGAACACGGTGGTCGAAGTAAATCCTTCGTAA
- the LOC141438457 gene encoding probable dimethyladenosine transferase has protein sequence MPKIKAEKKARVHNEIAKQGIQFNKDFGQHILKNPLIITSMLDKSGLRPTDVALEIGPGTGNMTVKLLDRVKKVIACEIDTRLVAELQKRVQGTPYQAKLQILVGDVLKTELPFFDICVANIPYQISSPLVFKLLLHRPFFRCAVLMFQQEFAQRLVAKPGDKLYCRLSINTQLLARVDMLMKVGKNNFRPPPKVESSVVRIEPRNPPPPINFVEWDGLTRIAFVRKNKTLLAGFKHASTMAVLEKNYRVHCSLHNKEIPEGFDIKQKVEEILTNAEATQMRARTMDIDDFMKILHAFNSEGIHFA, from the exons atgcctAAAATAAAAGCAGAGAAGAAAGCAAGAGTCCACAATGAAATCGCTAAGCAAG GGATTCAGTTCAACAAAGACTTTGGTCAACACATCCTGAAAAATCCGCTTATTATAACATCTATGTTGGATAAATCTGGTTTGCGTCCCACAGACGTTGCTCTTGAGATAGGTCCTGGTACAGGCAACATGACCGTTAAATTACTAGATAGAGTAAAGAAAGTTATAGCCTGTGAAATAGATACCAG ATTGGTTGCTGAATTGCAGAAACGTGTTCAAGGCACACCTTATCAAGCAAAACTACAGATACTTGTTGGAGATGTTTTAAAGACAGAATTACCTTTCTTTGATATATGTGTAGCCAACATCCCTTACCAGATCAGTTCCCCATTGGTGTTTAAGCTGCTGCTCCACAGGCCTTTCTTTCGATGTGCAGTGCTTATGTTCCAGCAGGAATTTGCACAGAGACTTGTTGCTAAACCAGGAGATAAACTCTACTGCAGATTGTCTATAAATACGCAATTACTTGCTCGTGTTGATATGCTTATGAAG GTTGGCAAAAATAATTTCAGGCCCCCTCCTAAGGTTGAGTCCAGTGTTGTGCGAATAGAGCCCAGAAATCCACCCCCACCAATCAACTTTGTGGAATGGGATGGTTTGACAAGGATAGCATTTGttagaaaaaacaaaacactattAGCAGGTTTCAAACATGCTTCCACAATGGCTGTCTTGGAGAAAAATTATAGAGTACATTGCTCTCTACACAATAAG GAAATCCCAGAAGGCTTTGATATTAAACAGAAAGTTGAAGAAATCCTAACAAATGCTGAAGCAACTCAAATGAGAGCCAGGACAATGGACATCGACGACTTTATGAAGATACTACATGCATTCAATTCAGAAGGAATACACTTTGCCTAA
- the ND-B17 gene encoding NADH dehydrogenase (ubiquinone) B17 subunit, whose product MSQTAGVKPMAIAGRAVSERERCLGMTDAERAWRKQWLKDQVLASNEPVHVEELWRERTNPIRRFYRAPLDKIFSGLSGVLGAERAATYRYITGKLGLLALGILGIHYYFKYNGNDWTKKGGWRVLKSKPLVLPGQEGFPYKSDRKQPSDYAERGFKKAAI is encoded by the exons ATGTCGCAAACCGCTGGCGTAAAACCTATGGCAATTGCTGGCCGGGCAGTATCAGAAAGAGAAAGATGCTTAGGAATGACCGACGCTGAAAGGGCTTGGCGTAAACAGTGGCTCAAAGATCAGGTTTTGGCCTCGAACGAGCCCGTGCATGTAGAAGAACTCTGGAGAGAACGTACCAACCCGATTCGTAGATTCTACCGCGCACCTTTAGATAAAATCTTCTCAGGCCTTTCGGGTGTACTG GGTGCCGAAAGAGCTGCAACTTACAGATACATTACTGGAAAACTGGGATTATTAGCATTGGGAATCCTTGGTATTCACTATTACTTCAAATACAATGGAAAT GACTGGACAAAGAAGGGTGGTTGGAGAGTCCTGAAAAGCAAGCCTTTAGTTCTGCCAGGACAAGAGGGATTCCCATACAAATCTGACCGCAAGCAGCCATCAGACTATGCTGAAAGGGGTTTCAAGAAGGCTGCTATTTAA
- the LOC141438476 gene encoding mitogen-activated protein kinase p38b-like isoform X2 gives MPKYYKVEINKTEWIVPERYQMLTPVGSGAYGQVCSAIDSLHNMKVAIKKLARPFQSAVHAKRTYRELRMLKHMNHENVIGLLDVFSPEKSLEEFQQVYLVTHLMGADLNNIVRTQKLSDDHVQFLVYQILRGLKYIHSAGIIHRDLKPSNIAVNEDCELKILDFGLARPTETEMTGYVATRWYRAPEIMLNWMHYNQTVDIWSVGCIMAELLTGRTLFPGSDHIDHLTRILFLCGKPDQETIDKIISEEARNYIQSLPTLKRRDFREVFRGANPLAINLLELMLELDSDKRITAEQALAHEYLAQYADPTDEPVSAPYDQSFEDMDLPVDKWKDLVWKEVVEFKPHPQHMNTVVEVNPS, from the exons ATGCCGAAATATTATAAAGTTGAAATCAACAAGACTGAATGGATTGTTCCGGAGCGATATCAAATGCTTACACCCGTAGGATCCGGCGCTTACGGTCAAGTTTG TTCTGCCATAGATAGTCTACACAACATGAAAGTGGCCATCAAGAAGTTGGCCCGGCCCTTCCAGTCAGCAGTACATGCCAAGAGGACCTACCGTGAACTGCGCATGTTGAAACACATGAACCATGAAAATGTTATTG GTTTGCTGGATGTATTCAGCCCAGAAAAGTCTTTAGAGGAGTTCCAACAAGTTTATTTGGTCACTCATTTGATGGGAGCTGATTTGAACAACATTGTGCGCACGCAGAAGCTTTCTGATGACCATGTTCAGTTTCTGGTCTATCAGATTCTTCGCGGGCTTAAGTACATCCATTCTGCTGGAATTATTCACAGg gaCTTGAAACCATCAAACATTGCTGTGAATGAAGACTGTGAGTTGAAAATCCTAGACTTTGGTCTAGCCAGACCAACAGAAACCGAAATGACTGGCTATGTTGCTACaag GTGGTACAGAGCACCTGAAATCATGCTGAACTGGATGCATTACAATCAAACAGTTGACATCTGGTCTGTGGGTTGTATAATGGCGGAACTGCTAACCGGCAGGACACTATTTCCTGGTTCCGATC ATATTGATCATCTCACAAGGATATTGTTTTTATGCGGAAAGCCTGATCAAGAAACaattgacaaaataataagTGAAGAG GCTCGCAACTACATCCAGTCCCTGCCGACTCTGAAGCGGCGCGACTTCCGCGAGGTGTTCCGTGGCGCCAACCCTCTTGCCATCAACCTCTTGGAGCTCATGCTGGAATTGGACTCTGACAA GCGCATCACAGCGGAGCAAGCGCTTGCCCACGAGTACTTGGCGCAGTACGCGGACCCGACCGACGAGCCGGTGTCGGCGCCCTACGACCAGAGCTTCGAGGATATGGACCTGCCCGTCGACAAATGGAAAG ATCTGGTGTGGAAAGAAGTCGTGGAGTTCAAACCCCATCCACAGCACATGAACACGGTGGTCGAAGTAAATCCTTCGTAA